A section of the Aigarchaeota archaeon genome encodes:
- a CDS encoding ribonuclease H-like domain-containing protein, giving the protein MRRQKKAGPRVCFLDVESTSLEADVGTMVGAGIMEDNGKFSYISVNKLDLEKHKLKELLEKLEQYHIIITWNGKSFDIPFLISRAIKHNLKAEVLLSVYHLDMAEFVRNNLKLSRTDLFHVSKFLGIKKNVTTLGQDVPTLYVKAIKGDETAARLIKNHCKDDLNVLRLIFLKLKPLVKALKPELPI; this is encoded by the coding sequence TTGCGGAGGCAGAAAAAAGCCGGACCAAGAGTTTGCTTTCTTGATGTTGAATCCACATCTTTGGAAGCGGACGTGGGAACCATGGTCGGAGCCGGTATCATGGAAGATAACGGGAAGTTCAGTTACATCTCTGTGAATAAACTAGATTTAGAGAAGCATAAATTAAAAGAGTTATTGGAAAAGCTTGAGCAATATCATATAATAATCACTTGGAATGGAAAAAGTTTTGACATACCGTTTCTGATATCAAGGGCGATAAAGCATAATTTGAAAGCGGAGGTTCTGCTTTCCGTATACCATCTTGATATGGCCGAGTTTGTGAGGAACAATCTCAAGCTTAGTAGGACGGATCTATTTCACGTATCAAAATTTCTTGGAATAAAAAAGAACGTCACCACATTGGGTCAAGACGTTCCCACCCTTTACGTTAAGGCGATAAAAGGTGATGAGACGGCAGCAAGGCTGATAAAGAATCACTGCAAAGACGATCTGAATGTCCTACGTTTAATATTCCTAAAGCTCAAACCACTGGTTAAGGCGCTTAAGCCGGAATTACCGATATGA
- the thiL gene encoding thiamine-phosphate kinase, with amino-acid sequence MLRDIGERELVERILSRITLGPRHILSKGDDAVAIEFAGKLVVSTDMLVESTDVPPGMGMESVGWKALTMVVSDLAAKGATPIIYLISLGLPRDMSLEQFEAFWNGLEKAAHYYGGTISGGDTNEAREVIVSCVGIGSAERVVSRGGARVGDVLATTGLFGRSAAGLNALLRGIEGIDDSLKYAVLKPMARVREGAILARYATSCIDSSDGLAVSLYELAKQSSVGFEITVPPVDGVAKEFAEAYGLDVFDLVFYGGEEYELVFTVNRDDLEAVKKALSSVNGKLIEIGRVVPKSEGITTIWDGRRVPIGHKGWNHFKK; translated from the coding sequence ATGCTTCGTGATATCGGAGAGAGAGAACTTGTTGAACGAATACTTTCTAGAATAACTTTAGGTCCACGACATATACTTTCGAAAGGCGACGATGCCGTAGCAATCGAGTTCGCGGGAAAGCTTGTTGTATCTACTGACATGCTAGTAGAATCGACGGATGTTCCACCTGGTATGGGCATGGAGAGCGTTGGTTGGAAAGCCCTTACAATGGTTGTGAGCGACCTTGCGGCTAAGGGTGCGACACCTATAATTTATTTGATTTCTCTCGGTCTTCCAAGAGATATGAGCCTTGAACAGTTTGAGGCATTCTGGAATGGTTTAGAAAAAGCAGCACATTATTACGGTGGTACGATATCTGGCGGCGATACCAATGAGGCTCGAGAGGTCATAGTGTCCTGCGTAGGCATAGGTTCTGCAGAAAGAGTCGTGTCAAGAGGCGGGGCACGTGTCGGGGATGTTTTGGCGACAACTGGACTATTTGGTAGATCTGCAGCTGGTCTCAATGCATTGCTAAGGGGCATTGAAGGCATTGACGATTCGCTAAAGTACGCGGTTCTAAAACCTATGGCTAGGGTTAGAGAGGGGGCGATTTTAGCGAGGTATGCAACCTCATGTATAGATTCAAGCGACGGATTGGCGGTATCCCTCTATGAGTTAGCAAAGCAAAGCAGCGTAGGTTTCGAAATAACTGTACCTCCAGTTGATGGAGTTGCCAAAGAGTTTGCTGAAGCGTATGGACTGGATGTATTTGATCTGGTATTCTATGGCGGCGAAGAATACGAGTTGGTATTTACGGTCAATCGCGACGACCTAGAAGCGGTTAAGAAGGCACTATCCTCGGTTAACGGAAAACTGATAGAGATCGGTAGGGTAGTTCCTAAATCAGAGGGCATCACCACAATATGGGACGGGAGGCGCGTACCAATCGGGCATAAAGGTTGGAATCACTTTAAGAAATAA
- a CDS encoding pyridoxamine 5'-phosphate oxidase family protein has product MLELKRKYANFLKKQRVGRLGTISEDGTVHLVPVCYAFDGKAIYIGTEVKSKKVRNLKRNPATTLLVDVYYENWNRLKSLMVQGTAELYDGGEEFAYARRLLYRKYKQYEKMAPINEGESIIIKLIPKKVIASNF; this is encoded by the coding sequence TTGTTAGAATTAAAAAGAAAATATGCAAACTTTCTTAAAAAACAAAGGGTTGGAAGATTAGGGACGATATCAGAAGACGGAACGGTCCATTTGGTCCCTGTATGTTACGCATTTGACGGTAAGGCAATATACATAGGCACGGAGGTTAAATCTAAAAAAGTTAGAAATTTAAAGAGGAATCCAGCGACCACCTTGCTCGTTGACGTATATTATGAAAATTGGAACCGATTAAAAAGCCTCATGGTTCAGGGTACTGCTGAACTTTATGATGGTGGTGAAGAATTCGCATATGCAAGACGTCTACTCTATAGAAAGTACAAACAATATGAAAAGATGGCTCCCATAAATGAGGGAGAATCTATCATAATAAAACTCATACCGAAGAAAGTCATAGCATCGAACTTTTGA
- a CDS encoding phage Gp37/Gp68 family protein: MIEIKVNSRKTFGEITESWNPVIGCNHQCIYCWAIRLARRLASMGIEPYLSNAFRPTFLPQRLNRRFKKGSMVFVCDMGDLFGEWVPEEWIRTVVDVTKEQPYVHFMFLTKNPNRYLKFENEFPTNVVLAATIESNRDYGLSRAPKPSERIEVMKMLKHPYKGIVVEPVMDFDNRFIQALIDIRPVFVYVGYDNYWHKLPEPPLSKTMILIRTLREFTDVRIGTLRMAWYEQKHSLPER; encoded by the coding sequence GTGATTGAGATAAAAGTAAATTCTCGGAAGACATTCGGCGAAATAACTGAGAGCTGGAATCCGGTGATAGGATGTAATCACCAGTGCATATATTGCTGGGCTATAAGGTTAGCAAGAAGGCTTGCATCAATGGGTATAGAACCGTATTTGAGTAACGCATTTAGACCGACATTCCTCCCCCAAAGGCTTAACAGGCGCTTTAAGAAAGGTTCCATGGTATTCGTGTGTGATATGGGGGATCTTTTCGGCGAGTGGGTCCCAGAAGAATGGATACGAACCGTCGTAGACGTGACCAAGGAGCAGCCGTACGTACACTTTATGTTTCTTACGAAGAACCCTAATCGGTACTTAAAGTTTGAGAACGAATTCCCAACTAATGTCGTATTGGCTGCAACTATAGAATCTAACCGTGACTATGGATTATCGCGGGCCCCAAAACCTTCTGAAAGGATTGAGGTCATGAAGATGTTGAAGCATCCATATAAGGGGATAGTCGTAGAACCCGTCATGGACTTTGATAATCGTTTCATACAAGCATTAATAGACATACGGCCGGTTTTCGTATATGTTGGATACGATAATTATTGGCACAAACTTCCAGAACCTCCGCTCAGTAAGACCATGATTCTCATAAGGACACTACGAGAATTTACCGACGTCAGGATAGGTACGTTGAGGATGGCATGGTACGAACAGAAACACAGTTTACCCGAGAGATAA
- a CDS encoding fructose-1,6-bisphosphatase has translation MSKVTVSVIKADVGSVAGHYKPHKAMIEYAEKKLLNAEEEGLINSGYATHCGDDIILVMTHNKGPNNPKIHGLAWNTFREITDKISKPMKLYAAGQDLLSDAFSGNIKGLGPGVAEMEFEERKSEPIIVFAADKTEPGAWNIPLYRIFASPDNTAGLVIDPNMHGGFIFEVLDLIESKSVELKTPEELYDLIGLIGTTNHYVVSRILRASDREPAAVTSTTKLSLIAGKYVGKDDPVMIVRCQAGLPAVGEVLSAFAVPTLVSGWMRGSHIGPLMPVSFKKGQNVVSYFDGPPRVIAMGWQISNGKLVGVDGKEPADLFDDPFFDYSRRLAAEIAVYLRTMGEFQPSRLQESEMEYTTLPLILERLKARFRPVE, from the coding sequence CTGTCAAAGGTGACGGTGTCGGTTATAAAGGCAGATGTCGGAAGCGTAGCAGGTCACTATAAACCACACAAAGCTATGATAGAGTACGCGGAAAAAAAGCTCCTCAACGCAGAGGAAGAAGGGCTGATAAACAGCGGTTACGCAACCCACTGTGGCGACGATATAATACTAGTTATGACACATAACAAAGGTCCGAACAATCCAAAAATACATGGTCTTGCATGGAATACGTTTCGCGAGATAACCGATAAGATCTCAAAACCCATGAAACTATACGCTGCAGGGCAGGACCTTCTAAGCGATGCTTTCAGCGGCAACATCAAAGGCCTAGGTCCGGGAGTTGCAGAGATGGAGTTTGAAGAAAGAAAGTCTGAGCCCATAATAGTCTTCGCCGCAGATAAAACAGAGCCTGGTGCTTGGAATATACCTTTGTATAGGATATTTGCATCGCCAGACAATACGGCAGGTCTGGTTATCGACCCGAACATGCACGGGGGGTTCATCTTTGAGGTGCTGGACCTCATTGAGTCAAAGTCCGTTGAATTAAAGACTCCAGAAGAGCTATATGATTTGATCGGCTTGATCGGGACAACAAACCACTATGTTGTCTCACGGATTTTAAGAGCAAGCGATAGGGAACCTGCAGCGGTTACCAGCACGACAAAACTAAGCCTCATCGCCGGGAAGTACGTAGGTAAGGACGATCCAGTTATGATAGTTAGGTGTCAAGCAGGATTACCTGCTGTCGGCGAAGTGCTCAGCGCCTTTGCGGTCCCAACACTTGTGAGCGGTTGGATGCGTGGTTCGCACATAGGACCGCTCATGCCGGTATCGTTCAAGAAAGGACAGAACGTAGTATCGTATTTTGACGGACCGCCCAGGGTGATAGCCATGGGATGGCAAATATCTAACGGAAAGCTCGTTGGAGTTGATGGAAAAGAACCGGCAGACCTGTTTGATGACCCATTCTTTGATTATTCACGAAGACTTGCGGCGGAGATTGCCGTTTATCTTAGGACTATGGGAGAATTCCAGCCATCGAGGCTCCAAGAATCCGAGATGGAGTATACAACGCTGCCGTTAATCTTAGAGAGACTAAAAGCGAGGTTCAGGCCGGTGGAATAG
- a CDS encoding polyprenol monophosphomannose synthase yields MKGLRRSRLAVVIPTYNEAENIGMVLELTFASISSGDIDGWVIIVDDNSPDGTADVAESLKEKYKKLVVIRRPQKLGLGSAYKDGFTLALEKLNVEYVAEMDADGSHPPEKLPTMLNFLLEKHADCVIASRYVKGGGWGWESFSRIIVSKGANLLARLATGVKLNDMTSGYRVYRADALRHVRFDGLDPGYTFQVQIVYELVKKGFKIVECPFVFMPRLQGKSKLGIAEFLRFFRWCIKTMLARLFKIMRI; encoded by the coding sequence GTGAAGGGCTTGAGAAGGTCAAGGCTCGCAGTAGTCATACCGACATATAACGAGGCGGAAAATATAGGCATGGTTTTAGAATTAACGTTCGCATCAATATCAAGCGGCGATATAGATGGCTGGGTAATCATAGTCGACGATAATAGCCCAGACGGTACGGCAGACGTAGCTGAATCTCTTAAAGAAAAATACAAAAAACTTGTAGTCATAAGAAGGCCTCAAAAACTAGGTCTCGGTTCTGCTTACAAGGATGGGTTCACCCTAGCTCTGGAAAAGTTGAATGTTGAGTATGTAGCTGAAATGGATGCTGATGGGTCGCATCCACCAGAAAAGTTACCCACTATGCTTAACTTCTTGCTCGAAAAGCATGCTGACTGTGTCATAGCGTCAAGGTATGTGAAAGGAGGAGGTTGGGGATGGGAATCTTTTAGCAGAATTATAGTGAGTAAGGGTGCCAACTTACTGGCAAGGTTAGCGACGGGTGTTAAGCTGAACGACATGACATCCGGTTATAGAGTATACAGAGCTGATGCGCTTAGACACGTTAGGTTTGATGGTTTGGATCCTGGTTATACTTTTCAAGTGCAGATAGTTTACGAGCTGGTAAAGAAAGGGTTCAAGATTGTAGAGTGCCCGTTTGTCTTCATGCCGAGGCTTCAAGGGAAGTCTAAGCTTGGTATTGCTGAGTTTTTGAGGTTCTTCAGGTGGTGTATTAAAACGATGCTAGCAAGGTTGTTTAAGATTATGCGAATTTAG
- a CDS encoding NUDIX hydrolase: MNDELYERVIESKLVYAGRLFNVKVDKVLTSWGRLTVREIVEHPGAVVIIPLLDKESIILVSQYRHAVGKVLLELPAGTLEAGEEPEKCAHRELEEETGFIAERMDKLVTLYLAPGYSTEKVHLYMASGLKKVGQKLEPDEKIKTVVLKIDNVVNMIVKGEIEDAKTVAGIMLLKMLIS; encoded by the coding sequence ATGAACGACGAACTCTATGAGAGGGTTATAGAAAGCAAACTCGTCTATGCGGGTAGGCTATTTAACGTAAAGGTCGACAAAGTATTAACATCATGGGGTAGGTTAACCGTTAGGGAGATAGTCGAGCATCCGGGTGCAGTAGTTATAATACCGCTACTTGATAAAGAGTCAATTATCCTGGTTAGCCAGTATAGACACGCCGTCGGAAAGGTTCTCTTAGAGTTGCCTGCCGGAACTTTAGAGGCTGGAGAGGAACCTGAAAAATGTGCGCATAGAGAGCTTGAGGAGGAGACGGGTTTTATAGCTGAAAGGATGGATAAGTTGGTGACGCTATATTTGGCGCCCGGCTACAGCACGGAGAAAGTCCATCTCTATATGGCCTCTGGCCTAAAGAAAGTAGGCCAGAAGCTTGAGCCAGACGAAAAAATAAAGACCGTAGTTCTGAAAATAGACAACGTCGTAAATATGATAGTAAAGGGTGAGATAGAGGATGCAAAAACTGTTGCGGGCATCATGCTGCTGAAGATGCTTATTTCTTAA
- a CDS encoding cyclophilin-like fold protein — protein sequence MVLILIEFKGFGNIKAEFVESLNPKTVTAILKRLPIESTAMRWGDEVYFETPVSVDEENARTIMEVGEIAYWPPGRAIAIFFGPTPVSRHGEPRAYSPCNPIGRLVEGIEVLRNVKNGTPVKVIPLSEGK from the coding sequence ATGGTGCTGATCCTGATCGAGTTTAAAGGGTTTGGTAATATTAAGGCCGAGTTTGTTGAATCTTTGAACCCTAAAACCGTTACTGCTATCTTGAAAAGGTTGCCCATAGAATCAACAGCGATGAGGTGGGGAGATGAAGTATACTTCGAGACACCGGTATCCGTCGACGAAGAGAACGCAAGAACGATTATGGAGGTTGGTGAGATAGCCTACTGGCCACCGGGAAGGGCCATAGCGATATTCTTCGGTCCAACGCCCGTCAGTCGGCATGGTGAACCACGCGCATACAGTCCCTGCAACCCTATAGGCAGACTCGTCGAAGGTATTGAGGTCCTTAGAAATGTAAAAAACGGAACACCCGTAAAAGTCATACCATTAAGTGAAGGCAAATGA
- a CDS encoding HesA/MoeB/ThiF family protein produces MMLTERELERYDRQIRLLNFGVEGQSRLKAAKILVAGVGGLGSAAALYLAAAGVGKLVLVDKESIELSNLNRQILYTTDDLGKPKAKVAANRLSSLNPEISIEAITVEINEDNVSELIKGCDVVMDGQDNYKTRYVLNDACIAQRIPFVHASVHAYEGRLMTILPGKGPCYRCLVPVPPPEGRGFPILGTVPGTISTLQATEAIKIVLGIGKLCVGRLLVYDALEMKFHEIKVERNPECSSCGLL; encoded by the coding sequence ATGATGCTCACAGAAAGGGAGCTGGAAAGGTATGACAGACAAATTAGGTTGTTGAATTTTGGCGTCGAGGGTCAAAGTAGGTTAAAAGCCGCTAAGATCCTTGTTGCAGGAGTCGGAGGCCTTGGCTCCGCGGCGGCTCTTTACTTGGCGGCGGCAGGTGTGGGTAAGCTTGTGCTGGTTGACAAAGAATCGATCGAGCTCAGCAACTTAAACCGTCAGATCTTGTACACGACGGACGATTTAGGAAAGCCAAAGGCAAAGGTCGCGGCTAATAGGTTAAGCTCCTTAAACCCTGAGATATCCATAGAGGCCATAACGGTTGAGATAAACGAAGACAACGTATCCGAACTCATAAAGGGATGCGACGTCGTGATGGACGGTCAAGATAACTACAAGACTAGGTATGTACTAAACGATGCATGCATCGCACAGAGGATACCGTTCGTTCATGCCTCGGTGCATGCATACGAAGGTAGGTTGATGACAATTTTACCAGGTAAAGGGCCATGTTATAGGTGCCTCGTACCCGTGCCGCCGCCAGAAGGTAGGGGTTTCCCGATCCTCGGCACGGTTCCAGGAACTATCTCTACGTTACAAGCTACAGAAGCGATTAAAATCGTACTTGGTATAGGAAAACTTTGCGTTGGAAGACTTCTTGTATACGATGCTCTTGAGATGAAATTTCATGAAATAAAGGTTGAAAGGAATCCCGAATGCTCTTCATGCGGTTTGCTTTGA
- a CDS encoding FAD-dependent thymidylate synthase — MGSNLQKPEDLEVCLYSYGPKSEVSIGQRTLTLEPDVFIALEGTGTFEGISLEERLQNFLEKGKKLEKFASKMHSESTRRGHASLSTSVFVQFEVRGCSRIGSMLLVASRFGSYLQESQRRKRVDSSYLLCPEEINAKGLKDMYQDSVKACLEIYSQFCDEGIPIEDARYVLPLGIKTSLFVSTTLESMIPLIRLGVEAKSSRLVPNEVVILADKISDMLERVSPAIFRARMKFDGRPVAYPLPNPFKYEDLVTKIARENELPSEPKLLDFRIVGGESLLLHMNEREKVESLGQLSHLIYASLLEPMSLVAYHQAIRHRTVPTVVESIYAAVDRASKDVERWVVVPPTINRNSSLRKQFLEVVSMALRTYTELLTSGASPASAVYVVPQAIKIYTIRVYDGFNLLYPIGFVATRTCSYAQHEERGIAYKLWATVSRVNELIGSMMGEKCKLLGYCPEKDWCPIILKYREYNDELHQNFSNI; from the coding sequence ATGGGAAGCAATTTGCAGAAGCCCGAGGACTTGGAGGTTTGTCTCTATTCGTATGGACCCAAGAGCGAGGTGTCGATAGGTCAAAGAACCTTAACTTTAGAGCCGGATGTTTTTATCGCACTAGAGGGCACTGGAACCTTTGAGGGCATATCGCTTGAAGAAAGGTTACAAAACTTTCTTGAGAAGGGGAAAAAATTGGAGAAGTTTGCTTCAAAGATGCATAGCGAATCCACAAGGAGAGGTCATGCATCGCTGTCGACTAGCGTCTTCGTCCAATTCGAGGTCAGGGGATGCAGCAGAATAGGCTCTATGCTACTAGTGGCGTCACGTTTCGGTTCTTATCTCCAAGAGTCACAAAGAAGGAAGAGGGTTGACTCATCTTACCTTCTATGCCCTGAAGAGATAAACGCAAAGGGTTTAAAGGACATGTATCAGGACTCCGTTAAGGCATGCCTTGAAATTTACTCGCAGTTCTGTGACGAAGGTATACCGATCGAAGATGCACGTTACGTTTTACCGCTTGGTATCAAGACATCTCTTTTTGTTAGCACGACTCTTGAATCCATGATTCCATTAATCAGGCTTGGCGTTGAGGCTAAGTCATCAAGGCTTGTCCCAAATGAGGTTGTAATTCTCGCGGATAAGATAAGCGACATGCTTGAAAGAGTATCTCCAGCAATCTTTAGGGCAAGGATGAAGTTCGATGGTAGGCCTGTCGCGTATCCTCTGCCGAATCCATTTAAGTATGAAGACTTGGTTACAAAGATTGCAAGGGAAAATGAATTGCCGTCCGAGCCTAAGCTACTAGACTTTAGGATAGTAGGAGGTGAAAGTCTTCTCTTACACATGAACGAACGTGAGAAGGTAGAAAGCCTAGGACAGCTTAGCCATCTAATATACGCTAGCCTATTAGAGCCCATGTCACTCGTAGCATACCATCAAGCAATCAGGCATAGAACTGTACCTACGGTTGTCGAGTCAATATATGCAGCCGTGGACAGAGCTTCGAAGGACGTTGAAAGATGGGTAGTAGTCCCACCCACAATTAACAGGAATTCAAGCTTGAGAAAGCAATTCTTAGAGGTCGTTAGTATGGCCTTAAGGACTTATACAGAACTCCTCACTTCAGGCGCTTCACCTGCATCCGCGGTGTACGTCGTTCCTCAGGCTATAAAGATCTATACGATAAGAGTATATGATGGTTTTAACCTTCTTTACCCCATCGGATTCGTTGCGACAAGGACATGTAGTTACGCTCAGCACGAAGAAAGGGGCATAGCATACAAGCTTTGGGCTACTGTATCAAGAGTTAATGAACTTATAGGTTCGATGATGGGCGAGAAGTGTAAGCTTCTGGGGTACTGCCCAGAAAAGGATTGGTGCCCTATTATCTTAAAGTATCGAGAGTATAACGACGAGCTTCATCAAAATTTTTCTAACATTTAA
- a CDS encoding MBL fold metallo-hydrolase, with amino-acid sequence MVSIRIHGGAGEIGGNKILVNTKETKVFLDFGTSFTTKRKFYGGFIKAKRFRILEEYILTGMLPELPGIYREDLIGSLDHLRSSEPSVDACIITHAHLDHCGHVSLLRPDIKFYVGATAAILLEVREEIKTNREPEDQIIRVKDYRDERVLKRQMETFSTGKQINIGDIHTTPIHVDHSTPSSYGLVLELNNLRVVYTGDFRLHGPMRKMTEDFIEYASADDVDVLIIEGTRIGDPSFHSEESVLLNMKNFLKDAHGKTAAALIGLLDFDRLKSLISAAEYVGRKLALSPKLAYVINHLEKRATNIQVPKLTGDMLSVYLEPSSSGGYEPEKHYRGWLRSFIQECQDAGVHLVTPEELAEQKDKYVLTLCQSEDLPELVSIRPEPGSIFLFSSSEPHNEEQEIEREKVVNWLELFGMRPIYAHASGHASQGEIISTIERMSPKMIIPVHTECPEMFRSLIEARGIGSKVIEPSRFHEIII; translated from the coding sequence TTGGTCAGTATAAGGATTCACGGTGGGGCTGGCGAGATAGGCGGTAATAAGATACTTGTGAATACGAAAGAAACAAAGGTTTTCTTAGATTTTGGTACGAGCTTTACGACAAAAAGGAAGTTTTATGGCGGGTTTATAAAGGCAAAGAGGTTTAGGATACTCGAAGAGTATATCTTAACAGGAATGCTCCCAGAGTTGCCCGGTATATACCGAGAGGATTTAATCGGAAGTCTAGACCATCTGAGGAGCAGCGAACCGTCCGTTGATGCATGTATAATTACACATGCACACCTGGACCACTGTGGGCATGTATCGTTGCTTAGGCCAGACATCAAATTTTACGTCGGAGCAACAGCGGCTATTTTGTTAGAGGTAAGGGAAGAAATTAAGACGAACAGGGAACCAGAGGACCAGATAATCAGAGTAAAGGACTACAGAGACGAAAGAGTACTCAAAAGGCAGATGGAGACGTTTTCAACAGGTAAGCAAATCAATATAGGGGACATACATACGACCCCGATACATGTAGACCACTCGACCCCTTCGTCTTACGGACTCGTACTCGAGCTGAATAACCTGCGTGTTGTTTATACTGGTGATTTTCGTTTGCATGGTCCTATGCGCAAGATGACCGAGGACTTCATAGAATATGCGTCAGCGGATGACGTGGATGTGCTAATAATCGAGGGCACGAGAATAGGCGACCCCTCGTTCCATTCTGAAGAAAGCGTTTTGCTTAACATGAAAAACTTCTTGAAAGATGCTCACGGAAAGACTGCCGCAGCTCTAATAGGCCTTCTCGACTTTGACAGACTAAAGAGCCTGATCTCTGCTGCTGAGTATGTGGGCAGAAAGTTGGCACTTTCGCCAAAGTTGGCCTACGTTATCAATCACCTTGAAAAAAGGGCAACGAACATACAGGTACCAAAGCTCACAGGCGATATGTTATCAGTATACTTAGAGCCGAGTAGTTCTGGCGGATACGAACCTGAAAAGCACTACCGAGGTTGGTTAAGGAGTTTTATACAAGAATGCCAGGATGCTGGTGTGCACCTCGTAACTCCGGAAGAATTGGCCGAGCAAAAGGATAAGTACGTCTTGACGTTATGTCAAAGTGAGGATTTGCCGGAGCTCGTTTCGATCAGACCAGAACCAGGCTCGATATTTTTATTTTCATCCAGCGAACCTCATAACGAAGAGCAAGAAATAGAGCGGGAGAAGGTAGTTAACTGGTTGGAGCTTTTTGGCATGCGGCCTATATATGCGCATGCTTCGGGCCATGCATCGCAAGGGGAGATTATCAGCACAATCGAAAGAATGTCGCCAAAGATGATAATCCCCGTACACACGGAATGTCCAGAAATGTTTCGAAGTTTGATCGAGGCGCGGGGAATAGGTTCCAAAGTTATAGAGCCATCACGATTCCATGAAATCATCATTTAA